In Rattus rattus isolate New Zealand chromosome 9, Rrattus_CSIRO_v1, whole genome shotgun sequence, a genomic segment contains:
- the Fdxr gene encoding NADPH:adrenodoxin oxidoreductase, mitochondrial, translating into MAPRCWRWWSWSAWPGVRPLPSRSTPTPGFCKKFSTQETTPQICVVGSGPAGFYTAQHLLKHHTRAHVDIYEKQLVPFGLVRFGVAPDHPEVKNVINTFTQTARSDRCAFRGNVVVGRDVSVPELREAYHAVVLSYGAEDHQPLEIPGEELPGVVSARAFVGWYNGLPENQKLAPDLSCDTAVILGQGNVALDVARILLTPPEHLEKTDITESALGVLRQSRVKTVWIVGRRGPLQVAFTIKELREMIQLPGTQPILDPSDFLGLEDRIKDVPRPRKRLTELLLRTATEKPGVEEAARQALASRAWGLRFFRSPQQVLPTPDSRRVAGIRLAVTRLEGVGESTRAVPTGDVEDLPCGLLLSSVGYKSRPIDPSVPFDPKLGIIPNTKGRVVNAPGLYCSGWVKRGPTGVITTTMTDSFLTSQVLLEDLKAGLLPSGPRPGYRAIQALLSDRGVRPVSFSDWEKLDAEEVARGQGTGKPREKLVDRREMLQLLGH; encoded by the exons ATGGCTCCTCGCTGCTGGCGCTGGTGGAGCTGGTCCGCGTGGCCTGGGGTTCGGCCGCTTCCCTCCAGGAGCACTCCGA CCCCTGGCTTCTGCAAGAAGTTTTCCACACAGGAGACAACCCCTCAGATCTGTGTGGTCGGCAGTGGCCCAGCTGGCTTCTACACAGCCCAACACTTGTTGAAG caccacacccGGGCCCACGTAGACATCTATGAGAAGCAGCTCGTCCCCTTCGGCCTGGTGCGCTTCGGTGTGGCACCTGACCATCCTGAAGTAAAG AATGTCATCAACACATTTACACAGACAGCCCGCTCAGACCGCTGTGCCTTCCGGGGCAATGTGGTGGTGGGCAGGGACGTGTCCGTTCCAGAGCTTCGGGAAGCCTACCATGCTGTGGTTCTG AGTTATGGAGCAGAGGACCACCAACCCCTGGAAATTCCTGGCGAGGAGCTGCCTGGAGTGGTCTCAGCCCGGGCCTTTGTGGGCTGGTACAATGGGCTTCCTGAGAACCAGAAG CTGGCTCCGGATCTGAGCTGTGACACGGCTGTGATTCTGGGACAGGGGAATGTGGCTCTGGATGTGGCCCGGATCCTGCTGACCCCACCTGAGCACCTGGAG AAAACAGACATCACAGAGTCTGCGTTGGGGGTCTTGAGGCAGAGTCGGGTGAAGACTGTGTGGATAGTGGGTCGGCGTGGACCCCTGCAAGTAGCCTTCACCATTAAG GAGCTTCGGGAGATGATTCAGTTGCCAGGAACCCAGCCCATTTTGGATCCTTCGGATTTCTTGGGCCTCGAGGACAGAATTAAGG ATGTCCCCCGTCCAAGGAAACGGCTGACAGAGCTGCTGCTTCGGACAGCCACGGAGAAGCCAGGAGTGGAAGAGGCTGCCCGCCAGGCACTGGCCTCCCGGGCCTGGGGCCTCCGCTTTTTCCGAAGCCCCCAGCAGGTGCTACCCACCCCAGATAGTCGACGGGTAGCAGGCATCCGCCTGGCAGTTACCAGACTGGAG GGTGTTGGTGAGTCCACACGGGCAGTGCCCACGGGAGATGTGGAGGACCTCCCTTGTGGGCTGCTGCTGAGCAGTGTTGGGTATAAGAGCCGTCCCATCGACCCCAGCGTGCCCTTTGACCCCAAGCTTGGAATCATCCCCAACACAAAGGGCCGGGTTGTGAATGCACCAG GCCTCTACTGCAGTGGCTGGGTGAAGAGGGGACCCACAGGTGTCATCACCACAACCATGACAGACAGCTTCCTCACCAGCCAGGTGCTGCTGGAGGACCTGAAGGCCGGGCTGCTGCCCTCTGGCCCCAGACCTGGCTATAGAGCCATTCAAGCCCTGCTCAGTGATCGAG GGGTCCGGCCAGTCTCTTTCTCAGATTGGGAGAAGCTGGATGCTGAGGAAGTAGCTCGAGGCCAGGGCACTGGGAAACCAAGGGAGAAGCTGGTGGATCGAAGAGAGATGCTGCAGCTGCTGGGGCACTGA